The following are encoded in a window of Atribacteraceae bacterium genomic DNA:
- a CDS encoding GerMN domain-containing protein, whose translation MNNRKRKRRKRGKTALLTSLLYILIGIGVFFIVVYAGEFVFREQEEPPPNLTPLTGETIPTPTPPTPAEEEEMLEVVLYFANDQFTALVGERREVVNEDKLFENVIHELLAGPHDTSLFNPIPATVTLNGVFAEGGTVYTDLSRDMIDGQMGGASQELLSIFCIVNTLTGLTGVDRVKILIDGKEEVTLRGHIDISEPLERDEKIIAKIQ comes from the coding sequence ATGAACAATAGGAAGCGAAAACGGAGAAAAAGGGGTAAAACCGCCCTTTTAACCTCCCTCCTCTACATCCTGATCGGGATCGGGGTTTTTTTTATCGTGGTCTATGCCGGGGAATTCGTATTCCGGGAACAAGAAGAACCCCCACCCAACCTAACACCCTTGACCGGCGAAACGATCCCGACACCCACCCCACCAACACCGGCCGAGGAGGAGGAAATGCTCGAGGTTGTTCTTTATTTCGCCAATGACCAGTTTACGGCACTGGTCGGGGAACGCCGGGAGGTGGTCAACGAGGATAAGCTCTTCGAGAACGTTATACATGAACTGCTGGCCGGTCCCCACGACACCTCCCTCTTCAACCCCATTCCAGCGACTGTCACCCTCAATGGGGTGTTCGCCGAAGGGGGAACGGTGTACACTGACTTAAGCCGGGACATGATCGATGGGCAAATGGGGGGAGCCTCGCAGGAATTACTCAGCATTTTCTGCATTGTCAATACACTGACCGGCCTTACGGGAGTCGATCGGGTGAAAATCCTTATAGACGGCAAAGAAGAAGTCACTCTGCGAGGACACATCGATATTTCGGAACCCTTGGAAAGGGATGAAAAAATCATTGCAAAAATTCAATAG